The sequence CAAGCCGGCCAGGTCGAGCCCCGCGGGCACCGGGCAGACCAGGTGGGGGTTGCCGACGTCCACCGCCGTGCCGGGCAGCGTCAGCCCGCCCAGGGCTGCGGCGGAGGCGCCGTAGGGCCGGGGCGGCGCATCTCGACGGCGACGGCGTCGCCGTCGACCCGCGCGTGCACGATGCCCGCCCGGGTGGCCACCGGCAGCGCACCGCGCACCGGCGTGGCCAGCCCGGCCTCCAGCAGGTACCGGACGAACACCCGGGCGCCGTTGCCGCACATCTCGGCGAAGGACCCGTCGGAGTTCCAGTAGTCCATGAACCACTCGGCCTCACCGGCCAGGGCGGCGCCGTCGGGGTGCTTCGCGGCGCGGACCACCCGCAGCACACCATCCCCGCCGATCCCGCGCCGCCGGTCGCAGATCGCCGCCACCAACTCGGGAGCCAGGTCGAGCGCGCCGTCCGGGTCGGGCAGGATCACGAAGTCGTTGCCGGTGCCGTGTCCCTTGGTGAACTCCACGTCCCCATCATCGCGCAGCCTCGCCGAGGATCCGCACGGCGGCCTCGACCAGCCCCGGATCTGCCGAGTCCAGCCAGTGCACCCGGGGGTCGCGCCGGAACCAGGAACGCTGGCGGCGGACGAAACGGCGGGTGGCCCGGATCGTCTCGTCGTGCGCCTCGGCCTCGGTCAGCTCGCCGGCCAGCAGGCGCAGCACCTGCTGATAGCCGAGGGCACGGCTGGCCGTACGGCCCTCGGGCAGGCCGCGCCCCACCAGCTCGCGGACCTCGGCGACCAACCCGTCGGCCCACATCCGGTCCACCCGCACGGCGATCCGCTCGTCGAGCAGGGCGGTGTCCAGCTCGACGCCGATCTGCACGGACGGGTAGTACGGCGTGGGTTCCGGCAGCGCCGCGGTGAACGGCGCGCCGGTCAGCTCGATCACCTCCAGTGCCCGGACGATGCGCCGTCCGTTGCCGGGCAGGATTCCGGCGGCGGCTGCCGGGTCCGCCGCGCGCAGTCGGGCGTGCAGCGGCGCCGGACCGAACGCGGCCAGTTCACCTTCCAGTCGCTCCCGTACCGCCGGGTCGGTGCCGGGAAACTCGAACTGCTCCAACACCGCCCGCACGTACAGCCCGGACCCGCCGACCAGCAGTGGCACCCGGCCCCGGGCCAGGATGTCGTCCACCGCGGCCCGGGCCAGCCGCTGGTACCCGGCGACGCTGGCCGGCTCGGTGACCTCCCAGATGTCGAGCAGGTGGTGCGGCACGCCCTCGCGTTCGGCGGCGGTGAGCTTCGCCGTGCCGATGTCCATCCCCCGGTAGAGCTGCATCGAGTCGGCGTTGACCACCTCGCCGTCGAGCGCGTGTGCCAGGGCGATGCTCAGCGCCGACTTGCCCGCCGCCGTCGGCCCGACCACGGCGACCACGGTCCCCCGGTCGATCACCGCCGCTCCCAGCCGGCCACGAAGTAGCCCACCCCGTAGGGGCGGCGTGGTAGCCGAGCTCGCCGCGCCAGTCGCCGCCGGCCGCCCGCACAGCACCGGCGAGCGCCTGCCACGCCGCTCGGCCGGCGACCCTCAGTTGTGCCGACCGGGCCGGGTCCAGGCCGAGCAGGGCCTCGGTGTCCGCCTGGGCCAGCGCCCGGGCGACGCCCTCGTCGTACGCCTCGGCCCGCGGGTCGGCGTAGCCGGGCGCCCGCTCGCCCCGGCAGGCCGACCCGTCCCCATCACCAGCAGGGCCCACGGCTGGTTCCCCGCGAGCCGGGCGCCGAGGGCGGCGCACGTCTCGACCGGTTCGTCGGCGCCGACGGTCGCCATCCGCCACCCGATGCCGCCGGTCCCGGATGGGGGCACCCGACGCAGCAGCCAGGCGCCGACGAGCAGGCTGAGCGGGAGACCGTCGGTGCCGACCCTGCCGTCCGGGAGGCCGCCGAGTCGCACCTGAAGCGGCACTCCCCACGGCGCGAAGCTGCCCCGGTAGGGGAAGGTGAGGTCGGCGCTGCGGTCGGCGGCGCCGATCACCAGGACGCTGCGGGCACCGGAGGCACAGAGCCGGGCCACCGCCGCGTCGCAGGCGGCCCGGAGGTCGTCCAGCTCCGACGCGGCGGCACCGGCCACCTCGGGGACGAGCAGCGGCGGATGGGGGCAGACGGCGGCGGCGACCAGTGGCACCAGGCAACCGTAGCGGTCCGGCGTCGCCGCGTGCCGCCGTGCACCGCGTCGCCCGGTGACCCGGTCGGGGCGCCACCGGGCGACCGAGCCGGGGTGGCGCGTTGCCGGCGTCAGCCGGGCTGACCGCCCCAGCCGCCCTGGATCATCGTCTGGAACCGCCACTGGCCGCCGGTGCGGACCAGCAGGTCGGCGTAGTGGACCCGCTGGGTCGCCCCGTCGATGGTGAACTCGGCGTCGGTGAAGACCACCACCAGGCTCGCGGTGAGGAAATGTGGCGTGCGCCGGGACTCCATCGTCACGTCGCCGCCCGCGCCGAGCACGCCCCCCATCATCTCGACGTACTCCGCTCGGCTGAGTTGCCGCGCCGAGCCGTCGCCCGTGGCGTCGTCGGTGACGGTGTTGAGCGGGAACAGCGCCAGCTCGGCGGTGCCCTCGACGTCGCCGGCCGCGGCGAGGGCGTCGTACCGCCGGAACCACTCGTCGAGCGCGGCCAGGTCGTCGGGGCCTGGGACGAATCCGGGATCGGCCGGTGGGGTGAGGGTGCTGCGGGACTCGGTCATCTGTTCCTCCTCGCCGGCGCCCGGCACGGACACCTCGCCCGTACATTGTACGGTACGCCGTACGGCAAAAAGCGGCACGCCGACCGCATGACGTAGCCGGGGGACTAGGACACCGTATGGTCACGGTCGGCGATAGGCGCTCGACGCGGGCCGGGGCGCACCTGTGACAATGCCCGGAGAAACTTGGCTGCGCCGTGGCGGCGCCCGGGGACTGCTCCCGGGGTGCCGGGAGAACGAGGATGGGCACATGAGCGACTGGACTGCCTTCGGACGGGTGGACGCGGACGGCACCGTTTACGTGAAGACCGCCGAGGGCGAACGGGTGGTCGGATCCTGGCAGGCAGGGGCGCCCGAGGAGGGCCTGGCCCACTTCGCCCGCCGCTTCGCCGACCTGGTGACCGAGGTGGATCTGACCGAGGCGCGGCTCAACTCGGGCGCGGCGGACGCCACCGGCTCGCTCGCCACCATCCGGCGGATCCGCGCCTCGCTGGCCGAGGCCCACGTGGTCGGCGACCTCGACGCGTTGGCCGCCCGGCTCGACAAGCTCGCCACGGTGGCCGAGGAGAAGGCCGGCGAGGCCCGGGCGGCGAAGGAGGCCGCCCGCGTCGAGGCTCTCGCCCGCAAGACCGCGCTCGTGGAGGAGGCCGAGAAGCTGGCCGCCGAGTCGACCGGCTGGAAGACCGCCGGAGACCGGCTGAAGGAGATCCTCGACGAGTGGAAGACCATTCGTGGGGTCGACAAGAAGACCGACGGCGAGTTGTGGAAGCGCTTCGCCGCCGCCCGGGACGGCTTCACCCGCCGCCGGGGCGCCCACTTCGCCTCACTGGACGCGCAGCGCAAGCAGGCGCAGACGGTCAAGGAGGAACTGGTCGCCGAGGCCGAGAAGGTCGCCGAATCCAGCGACTGGGCGACCACCGCCAACCACCTCAAGGACCTGATGGGCCAGTGGAAGGCCGCGCCGCGCGCCTCGAAGGAAGCCGAGCAGCGGCTGTGGGAACGGTTCCGCGCCGCGCAGGATGCCTTCTTCACCCGGCGCAGCGAGGTCTTCTCCGCACGGGACAACGAGCAACGTGCCAACCTGGAGCGCAAGCAGGCGCTGCTCGCCGAGGCCGAGGCACTCGACGTCGACGGCAACCCGAAGGGCGCCCAGGCCAGGCTGCGGGAGATCCAGGCACAGTGGCACGAGGCCGGCCGGGTGCCGCGCGAGTCGG is a genomic window of Micromonospora tarapacensis containing:
- a CDS encoding class III extradiol ring-cleavage dioxygenase family protein, which codes for MPLVAAAVCPHPPLLVPEVAGAAASELDDLRAACDAAVARLCASGARSVLVIGAADRSADLTFPYRGSFAPWGVPLQVRLGGLPDGRVGTDGLPLSLLVGAWLLRRVPPSGTGGIGWRMATVGADEPVETCAALGARLAGNQPWALLVMGTGRPAGASGRPATPTRGPRRTTRASPGRWPRRTPRPCSAWTRPGRHN
- a CDS encoding DUF349 domain-containing protein — translated: MSDWTAFGRVDADGTVYVKTAEGERVVGSWQAGAPEEGLAHFARRFADLVTEVDLTEARLNSGAADATGSLATIRRIRASLAEAHVVGDLDALAARLDKLATVAEEKAGEARAAKEAARVEALARKTALVEEAEKLAAESTGWKTAGDRLKEILDEWKTIRGVDKKTDGELWKRFAAARDGFTRRRGAHFASLDAQRKQAQTVKEELVAEAEKVAESSDWATTANHLKDLMGQWKAAPRASKEAEQRLWERFRAAQDAFFTRRSEVFSARDNEQRANLERKQALLAEAEALDVDGNPKGAQARLREIQAQWHEAGRVPRESAAGLERRLRAVDEKVREVMDSAWRRTTREENPLLAQMRMQVAEAEERLARAQTAGDARRIKEAEQALASKRQFLQLAEQAG
- the miaA gene encoding tRNA (adenosine(37)-N6)-dimethylallyltransferase MiaA, producing MDRGTVVAVVGPTAAGKSALSIALAHALDGEVVNADSMQLYRGMDIGTAKLTAAEREGVPHHLLDIWEVTEPASVAGYQRLARAAVDDILARGRVPLLVGGSGLYVRAVLEQFEFPGTDPAVRERLEGELAAFGPAPLHARLRAADPAAAAGILPGNGRRIVRALEVIELTGAPFTAALPEPTPYYPSVQIGVELDTALLDERIAVRVDRMWADGLVAEVRELVGRGLPEGRTASRALGYQQVLRLLAGELTEAEAHDETIRATRRFVRRQRSWFRRDPRVHWLDSADPGLVEAAVRILGEAAR
- a CDS encoding nuclear transport factor 2 family protein codes for the protein MTESRSTLTPPADPGFVPGPDDLAALDEWFRRYDALAAAGDVEGTAELALFPLNTVTDDATGDGSARQLSRAEYVEMMGGVLGAGGDVTMESRRTPHFLTASLVVVFTDAEFTIDGATQRVHYADLLVRTGGQWRFQTMIQGGWGGQPG